The following proteins come from a genomic window of Candidatus Leptovillus gracilis:
- a CDS encoding phenylalanine--tRNA ligase subunit beta: MLVPLSWLKEYVDINQSPAELAEMLTIGGLEVESVTYIGIPGGRDKNRLVWDRDKLVVGQILKVAQHPNADRLVLATVEYGGSEPEVTVTGAPNLFQYLGQDDLTELKLYSPFAIEGVELYDGHKEGQVKMVLKGRPLRGIHNRCMLCSEKELGLSDDHDGIMILEGDYTPGTPIQDVLGDAVLSIDIIPNIARAASIVGVAREVAALTGQTVRYPSYDVVMAGPPAADKVQITTDHPDLNPRFTAIIISGVSQKASPQWMQRRLKLAGQRPINVVVDISNYVMLEMGEPNHTFDYDFLRRRADQYNGPDGPIHLITRLPHAGETVTTLDGVRRDLPPATILVTDPAGALSLGGIMGGAESEISATTTNVLLEAASWNFINIRRSATILKINSEAGFRFSRGVHPSQALLGANRAAELLRQLAGGTVWQGVIDYYPNPPEVTPIRLTAVEVKRIGGIELSLADIQHKLEALEFGVVPDGDALLVTSPDFRLDISGTHDLVEEVCRMVGFDQLPATEMSDTLPPQRSNVALEREERVKDILVKQGLQEIITYRLTTPEREAKLIAPTTQLPPDERPYVTLANPITVDRVTMRHSLLASALETAAANSRYRQHIALFEVGKIYLAAEEGVLPDELTRLSLVLTGPCQRTFWQSSQASPELDFFDLKGVVEELICALHIADFAVEAAKHPTYRPGRTARLLLGDRQLGLMGELHPLVADNFDFRHEHPVLAAELDLELLLAAIPPWHRITPVTSYPAILEDVALVVDRGVTAVAVEAQIRLAGGYLLKDVELFDVYEGQQLGSGKRSLAYHLTFQAADKTLTDKDVKKQRQRIVQQLERNLGARLRD, from the coding sequence ATGCTCGTACCACTCTCCTGGCTCAAAGAATACGTAGACATTAACCAATCGCCGGCCGAACTGGCCGAAATGCTCACCATTGGCGGCCTCGAAGTCGAAAGCGTCACCTACATTGGCATCCCCGGCGGCCGTGACAAAAACCGCCTGGTTTGGGACCGCGACAAACTCGTCGTCGGCCAGATTCTCAAGGTGGCGCAGCATCCCAACGCCGACCGTCTGGTGCTGGCAACCGTCGAGTACGGCGGCAGCGAACCCGAAGTCACCGTCACCGGCGCGCCCAACCTCTTCCAATATCTGGGGCAGGACGACCTGACCGAACTGAAGCTCTACTCCCCCTTTGCCATCGAAGGGGTGGAGTTGTACGACGGGCACAAAGAGGGGCAGGTGAAGATGGTGTTGAAGGGACGGCCGTTACGCGGCATCCACAATCGCTGCATGTTGTGTTCCGAAAAAGAACTCGGCCTCAGCGACGACCACGACGGCATCATGATCCTCGAAGGCGATTACACGCCCGGCACGCCCATTCAAGACGTGCTTGGCGATGCCGTCCTCAGCATAGACATCATTCCCAACATCGCCCGCGCCGCCTCCATCGTCGGCGTGGCGCGGGAAGTGGCGGCCCTGACGGGGCAAACAGTGCGCTATCCCAGCTATGACGTGGTGATGGCAGGGCCACCCGCCGCCGACAAGGTGCAAATCACCACCGACCACCCCGACCTTAACCCGCGCTTCACGGCTATCATCATCAGCGGCGTCAGCCAGAAAGCCAGCCCACAGTGGATGCAGCGCCGCCTCAAATTGGCCGGGCAGCGCCCGATCAACGTTGTCGTGGACATCAGCAACTACGTCATGCTGGAGATGGGTGAACCCAACCACACCTTCGACTACGACTTCCTGCGCCGCCGCGCCGACCAGTACAACGGCCCCGACGGCCCCATCCACCTCATCACCCGCCTGCCCCACGCTGGCGAAACGGTCACCACGTTGGATGGCGTGCGGCGCGACCTGCCCCCCGCCACCATCCTCGTCACCGATCCCGCCGGGGCGCTGAGTCTGGGCGGCATCATGGGCGGCGCGGAAAGCGAAATCAGCGCCACCACCACCAACGTCCTGCTGGAAGCGGCGTCGTGGAACTTCATCAACATCCGCCGCAGCGCCACCATCCTGAAAATCAACAGCGAAGCCGGCTTCCGCTTCAGCCGGGGCGTCCATCCCAGTCAGGCCCTTTTGGGGGCGAATCGGGCTGCCGAACTGCTGCGCCAACTGGCGGGTGGCACAGTCTGGCAGGGCGTGATTGATTATTACCCGAATCCGCCGGAAGTGACGCCCATTCGATTAACGGCCGTTGAAGTCAAACGCATCGGCGGCATCGAATTGTCGCTGGCCGACATCCAACACAAGCTAGAAGCGCTGGAATTCGGCGTCGTGCCCGACGGCGACGCCCTGCTCGTCACCAGCCCCGACTTCCGCCTGGACATCAGCGGCACGCATGATCTGGTCGAAGAAGTGTGCCGCATGGTCGGCTTTGATCAACTGCCAGCCACTGAAATGAGCGACACCCTGCCGCCGCAGCGCAGCAACGTCGCCCTGGAGCGCGAAGAGCGCGTCAAGGACATCCTGGTGAAGCAGGGGCTGCAAGAGATCATCACCTACCGGCTCACCACGCCGGAACGCGAAGCGAAACTGATTGCCCCCACAACCCAACTGCCGCCCGACGAGCGCCCCTACGTTACCCTGGCGAACCCCATCACCGTAGACCGGGTGACAATGCGCCACAGCCTGCTGGCCTCGGCGCTGGAGACGGCCGCCGCCAACAGCCGCTACCGGCAGCACATCGCCCTGTTTGAGGTCGGTAAAATCTACCTGGCCGCCGAAGAAGGCGTGCTGCCAGACGAATTGACCCGGCTGTCGCTTGTCCTCACCGGACCGTGCCAGCGCACTTTCTGGCAGAGCAGCCAGGCCAGCCCAGAACTAGATTTTTTCGACCTGAAAGGGGTGGTGGAAGAATTGATTTGCGCCCTACACATCGCCGATTTTGCCGTCGAAGCCGCCAAGCATCCCACCTATCGCCCCGGCCGCACGGCGCGCCTGCTCTTGGGCGACAGGCAGCTAGGCTTGATGGGCGAACTGCACCCGCTGGTGGCCGACAACTTTGATTTCCGCCACGAACACCCGGTTCTGGCCGCCGAACTAGACCTGGAACTGCTGTTGGCGGCCATCCCGCCCTGGCATCGCATCACGCCGGTGACGAGCTACCCGGCTATTTTGGAAGACGTGGCGCTGGTGGTGGATCGGGGGGTAACGGCCGTGGCCGTCGAAGCCCAAATCCGGCTGGCCGGTGGCTACCTGCTCAAAGATGTGGAACTGTTCGACGTGTACGAAGGGCAGCAGCTTGGCAGCGGCAAGCGCAGCCTGGCCTACCACCTCACCTTCCAGGCCGCCGACAAGACGCTGACAGACAAGGATGTCAAGAAGCAGCGACAGCGAATTGTGCAGCAGCTAGAGCGCAATCTGGGCGCAAGGCTGCGGGATTAA
- a CDS encoding MarR family transcriptional regulator — MNDKEQLYNLIKETFLLLDDGDRRFFSRFDISVSRYYALHHIGEEPGISFSQLSDCMVCDKSNVTRIIKGLESIGYVVRQPHEKDGRALRLYLTDGGAAVLSQIAIAHKQYNEARLDCMNEIEHDNLIEGLSRLNEHMKQELYGLAENPQLVHQSHFAG; from the coding sequence ATGAATGACAAGGAACAACTTTACAATTTGATCAAGGAAACATTTCTACTTCTTGATGATGGAGATCGCCGCTTTTTCAGCCGTTTTGACATCAGCGTCTCACGCTACTATGCGCTTCATCACATTGGCGAAGAACCGGGAATTTCCTTTAGCCAGCTAAGCGACTGCATGGTCTGTGACAAAAGCAATGTCACGCGCATCATTAAGGGGTTGGAGTCCATCGGTTATGTTGTACGTCAGCCGCATGAGAAAGATGGGCGCGCTCTGCGGCTCTATCTAACAGATGGAGGGGCGGCGGTTCTCAGCCAAATTGCCATCGCGCACAAACAATATAACGAAGCCCGTCTCGACTGCATGAACGAAATTGAACACGACAACCTGATAGAGGGTCTAAGTCGGCTAAACGAGCATATGAAACAAGAATTATATGGTTTGGCCGAAAATCCTCAGTTGGTCCACCAAAGTCACTTTGCCGGGTAA
- a CDS encoding extracellular solute-binding protein — protein MKNKNLYLLFIAMLMGALLLAACGGGAAEPTQVPAATSAPVEETAVEEPVAVEPTAVETVVEEPAATEVAEEPAAEATTAPVAPAGTLRIWADDTRAPILQNLAPQVLEAYNLELVVELKSAIRDDFQVAAPLGEGPDIIVIAHDQAGTLVSNGLLATVDLAGKEADFAPKSLEACTFDGELYCMPYATENMAFFYNTDMVETAPTTWEEVLTVGRELVAAGETTYVMAVTGTTYDAYPLFTSLGGYIFGQDENGNWNPEDLGIDSEGMIAGVQWLADGVANGDFPADWDWANNHALFETGEAPFIMAGPWALGRLRESGIPYAIANFPDGGYPFAGTQGFFINAQSDNVLLAQAFLSEFIANVDTQMALYEVGQRPPAYLPALEQVDDADLIAMAAAGENATMMPAIPAMGSVWGNWNDSVVLARDGKQDPETAMTEAGAKIRALIANPLTGMVNVPGSYQAQAGCPGDWQPECAATAMTMGDDGLYTSGPFSLTAGDYEAKVALDGSWTTNYGVDGAPDGDNYTFTLTADGDVSFSFDPETKLLEIILP, from the coding sequence ATGAAAAACAAAAATTTGTATCTGCTGTTCATCGCAATGCTTATGGGCGCTCTGTTATTAGCTGCCTGTGGCGGTGGTGCGGCTGAACCTACCCAAGTCCCGGCGGCCACGTCTGCGCCAGTTGAAGAAACGGCCGTTGAAGAACCAGTCGCTGTAGAACCGACCGCTGTAGAAACAGTCGTCGAAGAGCCAGCAGCCACCGAAGTGGCCGAAGAACCGGCTGCCGAAGCCACCACAGCCCCGGTTGCGCCAGCCGGTACGCTGCGCATCTGGGCCGACGACACGCGCGCGCCCATTCTGCAAAACCTGGCCCCACAGGTCCTGGAAGCCTACAACCTGGAACTGGTCGTTGAGCTGAAATCTGCTATTCGTGACGATTTCCAGGTCGCTGCACCGCTGGGTGAAGGCCCCGACATCATCGTCATTGCCCACGATCAGGCCGGTACACTGGTCTCCAATGGTCTTCTGGCTACCGTAGACCTGGCCGGTAAAGAGGCTGACTTCGCGCCCAAATCGTTAGAAGCCTGTACCTTCGATGGTGAACTGTACTGCATGCCTTACGCCACCGAAAACATGGCCTTCTTCTACAACACCGACATGGTCGAAACCGCTCCCACCACCTGGGAAGAGGTTCTGACTGTTGGCCGTGAACTGGTTGCCGCAGGCGAAACCACCTACGTCATGGCCGTCACCGGTACCACCTACGATGCCTACCCGCTCTTCACCTCCCTGGGTGGCTACATCTTCGGCCAGGACGAGAACGGTAACTGGAATCCCGAAGACCTCGGCATAGACAGCGAGGGCATGATCGCCGGCGTTCAATGGCTGGCTGATGGCGTTGCCAATGGCGATTTCCCGGCTGACTGGGATTGGGCCAACAACCATGCGCTGTTTGAAACCGGTGAAGCACCCTTCATCATGGCTGGCCCCTGGGCGCTCGGCCGTCTGCGTGAATCTGGCATTCCTTATGCCATTGCCAACTTCCCCGACGGCGGTTATCCCTTCGCCGGTACGCAAGGTTTCTTCATCAACGCCCAAAGCGACAACGTTCTGCTGGCGCAAGCTTTCCTCAGCGAATTCATCGCCAACGTAGACACCCAAATGGCTCTGTACGAAGTTGGTCAACGGCCGCCGGCCTACCTGCCGGCTTTAGAACAAGTTGACGACGCTGATTTGATCGCAATGGCTGCCGCTGGCGAAAACGCCACCATGATGCCCGCCATCCCGGCTATGGGTTCCGTCTGGGGTAACTGGAACGACTCCGTCGTGCTGGCCCGCGACGGTAAACAAGACCCCGAAACTGCCATGACCGAAGCTGGCGCCAAAATCCGCGCCCTGATCGCCAACCCGCTCACCGGCATGGTCAACGTGCCCGGTTCCTATCAAGCCCAGGCTGGTTGCCCCGGCGACTGGCAGCCCGAATGCGCCGCGACGGCCATGACCATGGGCGACGATGGCCTCTACACCAGTGGTCCCTTCAGCCTCACCGCCGGTGATTACGAAGCGAAAGTTGCTCTCGATGGCTCCTGGACGACCAACTACGGTGTGGACGGCGCGCCCGATGGCGACAACTACACCTTCACTCTAACCGCCGATGGCGATGTGTCCTTCAGCTTCGATCCAGAAACCAAGCTGCTGGAGATCATCCTGCCCTAA
- a CDS encoding ABC transporter permease subunit, which yields MSGLTIESAKGDRSQKESPLTRIIFIILVVVLDVGAFWFIQNALSKGFTQLVVIIGFITVMLNLIFLIPKAYPFRWMALGLSFLILFTIYPMFFTIYVAFTNYGDGHLLTKEQALPLIERQVFLPEEGKSYSWTAFQNDAGDYALWLINPDGETFIGRPGEEIVPAQPGDPGIGEADSRGVPTSLEGYQRLNPLFAATDSNLPGIKFGLEGDQIIQIRSPSEAAELQPRFLFDPETDTVVDQSNGEIYYNINGTFTSRTGKTITPGFRTWIGLQNFKDLLTSPALRGPLARIMVWNFIFPTISVLSTFALGLMIAILFNDRDFPLKKVIRSFLLIPYTIPGLISIIMWRGMMNPEFGVVNRFLNSWFGWAPSWTTEAIWAQTAILIVNLWLGYPYFMLITSGALQAIPSDIYEAAMIDGATGWQQFRRITLPLLLVAVGPLLIASFVFNFNNFNLIYLFIQGGPPIAGATTQAGHTDILISYVYKLAFESGGRGVQYGLASAISIFVFFIVGALTLMQFRFTNMWEEVGENV from the coding sequence ATGAGTGGGCTTACTATTGAAAGTGCAAAGGGCGACCGCTCACAAAAAGAGTCCCCATTAACCAGAATCATATTCATCATTCTGGTTGTTGTGCTTGATGTTGGGGCGTTTTGGTTCATTCAGAATGCTTTGTCCAAGGGATTTACTCAGTTGGTGGTAATCATTGGCTTCATTACCGTCATGCTGAATCTGATCTTTCTGATCCCCAAAGCTTACCCCTTTCGTTGGATGGCCTTAGGATTGAGCTTCCTCATCCTCTTTACGATTTACCCGATGTTCTTCACCATTTACGTGGCCTTTACAAACTATGGTGACGGCCATTTGCTGACCAAAGAACAAGCGCTACCGCTCATCGAAAGGCAAGTGTTTTTGCCAGAAGAAGGAAAATCCTATTCCTGGACAGCCTTCCAGAATGACGCCGGCGATTATGCGCTGTGGCTTATTAACCCGGATGGCGAAACGTTTATCGGCCGGCCGGGCGAAGAAATAGTACCGGCCCAACCAGGCGATCCCGGCATCGGCGAAGCCGACAGCCGAGGTGTCCCTACTTCTTTGGAAGGATATCAACGCCTAAACCCACTCTTTGCCGCCACCGACTCAAACTTGCCCGGCATTAAGTTTGGGCTTGAAGGTGATCAGATTATCCAGATTCGTTCGCCAAGTGAAGCCGCCGAGCTGCAACCCCGGTTTTTGTTCGACCCGGAAACGGACACCGTCGTAGACCAATCCAACGGCGAAATCTATTACAACATCAATGGTACGTTCACATCGAGAACTGGCAAAACCATTACGCCAGGCTTTCGCACCTGGATTGGGCTGCAAAACTTTAAGGATTTACTTACCAGCCCGGCCTTACGCGGACCACTTGCCCGCATCATGGTCTGGAATTTTATCTTCCCCACCATCAGCGTCTTGTCCACATTTGCTCTGGGGTTGATGATTGCCATTCTGTTTAACGACCGAGATTTTCCACTCAAGAAAGTCATTCGTTCCTTTCTTTTGATCCCTTATACCATCCCCGGCTTGATCAGCATTATTATGTGGCGCGGTATGATGAACCCGGAATTTGGTGTGGTCAACCGTTTCCTGAACAGTTGGTTTGGTTGGGCGCCGTCCTGGACAACGGAAGCAATCTGGGCGCAAACAGCCATCCTGATCGTGAACTTATGGCTTGGCTATCCATATTTTATGCTCATTACCAGCGGTGCATTGCAGGCCATTCCCTCAGACATCTATGAAGCAGCGATGATAGATGGCGCCACCGGTTGGCAGCAGTTCCGCCGGATCACGCTGCCACTCCTATTGGTAGCTGTTGGTCCGTTGTTGATTGCCTCGTTTGTCTTTAACTTCAATAACTTCAATCTGATCTACCTGTTTATCCAGGGCGGTCCCCCCATTGCCGGCGCGACTACTCAGGCGGGGCATACCGATATTTTAATCAGCTACGTCTACAAACTGGCGTTTGAAAGCGGCGGCCGAGGCGTGCAGTACGGGTTGGCCTCAGCCATCTCCATTTTTGTTTTCTTCATCGTCGGGGCACTTACTCTGATGCAGTTCCGCTTCACCAATATGTGGGAGGAGGTTGGCGAAAATGTCTAG
- a CDS encoding sugar ABC transporter permease has product MSSVTQTYQNLRSSRRFQKRMGVVIRLIIAVILIFFSIFPVLWIVSASFDNSQSLATQTLIPANAGLNNYKVLFGDPDYQFGAFPYWTWVWNSIKIAGITTILSISITTMAAYAFSRLRFSGRVTMLKGILLIQVFPNLLALVAIYIIVFQIGQIVPAFGLNTHAGLILVYLGGSMGLNIWLMKGFLDTIPRAIDESGMMDGATHFQIFWTLLLPLLRPMLVVIGILSFIGTYGDFILARILLNDVNKYTLMVGLQIFTAGQFDKKWGVFAAGALIGALPILITYLALQDQIAGGLTSGAVKE; this is encoded by the coding sequence ATGTCTAGCGTCACTCAGACTTACCAAAATCTGCGTTCATCGCGACGGTTTCAGAAACGCATGGGTGTTGTAATCCGGCTCATTATCGCCGTCATTCTGATTTTCTTCTCCATCTTCCCGGTGTTGTGGATCGTTTCTGCCTCCTTCGACAATTCACAATCGTTGGCTACCCAGACGCTTATTCCGGCGAACGCTGGCCTGAATAATTACAAAGTTTTGTTTGGCGATCCTGATTATCAGTTTGGCGCGTTTCCGTATTGGACATGGGTGTGGAACTCGATAAAGATAGCTGGCATTACGACGATTCTTAGCATTTCTATCACTACGATGGCGGCCTATGCTTTCTCGCGCTTGCGTTTTTCCGGTCGCGTCACCATGCTGAAAGGAATTCTGTTGATTCAGGTGTTCCCAAACCTGCTGGCCTTGGTAGCCATTTACATTATCGTCTTCCAGATTGGGCAGATCGTGCCGGCATTTGGGCTGAATACCCATGCCGGGCTGATCCTGGTATATCTGGGTGGTTCGATGGGTTTGAATATCTGGTTGATGAAAGGCTTTCTGGACACGATCCCACGGGCCATTGACGAATCGGGCATGATGGATGGGGCGACGCACTTCCAAATTTTTTGGACGCTGCTGCTGCCACTGCTGCGCCCGATGCTGGTGGTTATCGGCATTTTGTCGTTCATCGGTACGTATGGCGATTTTATCCTGGCGCGTATTTTGCTCAACGACGTGAACAAATACACGTTGATGGTGGGGCTGCAAATCTTTACCGCCGGACAGTTCGATAAAAAATGGGGCGTCTTTGCCGCCGGGGCGTTGATTGGCGCGCTGCCGATTTTGATCACTTATCTGGCACTGCAAGACCAGATTGCCGGAGGGCTGACCTCTGGGGCTGTTAAGGAATAG
- a CDS encoding VCBS repeat-containing protein, with the protein MRRVLALLTLVVGTAVLLQHGCPLIVQAQPAVQTNRFQDVSRAAGVVNNRVPSLEMAVGLAWGDYDNDGRLDLYVTDPAGPNTLYRNNGDGTFSVSPLAAQVALPNAYSSGATFADFDNDGWRDLLVVNWGINTLFRNEGGQRFVEITRQAGLTDDKNSKSASWGDFDNDGLLDLYVANWSCYPQCGRSMDGDSDRFYRNNGDGTFADVSDYLGGSLNGAGFIASFVDYDNDGDLDIYLVNDEFINPIGNKLWRNDGPGCNGWCFKQVASEAGADSKLFGMGLATGDYDNDGDVDFYYSNVGPMELLQNQGDGTFVEVAAAAGVQTPGDIGWGAIFFDYNNDGWRDLYLAVADTTNHRDIAANKLFENNADGTFTAVSCLNAAADARPSLAAAYADFNQDGWPDLVVGNMDEGYRLYQNQGSFYSQNHWLSLEMMGAGHVNRDAVGTRVYLTTPDGLTQMQDVMNGTGLGGGSELALTFGLGEAEKADLRVRWPDGTEQTFTNVTANQRYRLDYPLAGETALQILAQTAVTPTQTAHFLNQLDGSTNLLLAFGAALAGLGAWAFVAGGQRPWLSAALGGLAAVGLLALASGHLGMPVWRALSVDGRLQHLMQQADVQPPNNPPAPTAELVQLGEALFWDPELSGNRDTACVTCHHPLTATGDNLSLPIGTGGLGLGVQRTQLDAEREFVPRNAQPLFNLGYTEWTTLFWDGRVSIDSYHGFDSPASDRLPDGLDNLLAAQALFPLTSRDEMRGRRGDKDMFGEVNELARVSDHLAWPIWNGVMDRLLAIPAYVDLFQAAYPDAAGEWGIQHYANAIAAYETVTFTFEDSPFDRYLQGDLGALSAQEKRGALLFYGEAGCASCHSGGLLTDQQFHNLAVPQIGPGKGREQPFDLGRARETGNDCDRFAFRTPPLRNVAVTGPWMHNGAFTTLEETVRHHLEPAANLQGYDPTQLVADLVDTCQDQPTALAAILATVSPSASAGVQLSSQEMADLLAFLHALTSPAALDMQHTIPAAVPSGLPVGGNLQTESIEAN; encoded by the coding sequence ATGCGGCGCGTTTTGGCGCTCTTGACGTTGGTGGTGGGGACGGCCGTGTTGTTGCAACACGGCTGTCCTCTTATTGTTCAGGCCCAGCCCGCTGTGCAGACGAATCGTTTTCAGGACGTCAGCCGGGCGGCAGGGGTAGTGAACAATCGGGTTCCCAGCCTGGAGATGGCCGTTGGCCTGGCCTGGGGGGATTATGACAACGACGGCCGTCTCGATCTCTATGTCACCGACCCGGCCGGACCGAATACCCTGTACCGTAACAATGGTGACGGTACGTTTTCTGTGTCGCCACTGGCGGCTCAGGTGGCGCTGCCCAATGCCTACAGCAGCGGGGCAACGTTCGCCGACTTTGACAATGACGGCTGGCGTGATTTGTTGGTGGTCAATTGGGGCATCAACACACTCTTCCGCAACGAAGGCGGACAGCGCTTCGTGGAAATTACCCGGCAGGCGGGTCTGACGGATGACAAGAACAGCAAATCGGCTTCCTGGGGCGACTTTGATAACGATGGCCTGTTAGACTTGTACGTGGCAAATTGGTCCTGTTATCCGCAGTGCGGCCGTTCGATGGATGGCGACAGCGACCGATTTTACCGTAACAACGGCGACGGCACATTCGCCGACGTGTCCGATTACCTGGGCGGCAGTTTGAATGGGGCAGGTTTCATCGCCAGTTTTGTAGATTACGACAACGATGGCGACCTGGACATTTACCTGGTTAACGATGAGTTTATCAATCCCATTGGCAATAAATTATGGCGTAATGATGGGCCGGGCTGCAATGGCTGGTGTTTTAAGCAAGTAGCCTCCGAAGCCGGGGCTGATTCTAAACTGTTTGGCATGGGGCTGGCGACAGGCGATTACGACAATGATGGCGACGTGGATTTTTACTATTCCAACGTTGGCCCGATGGAACTGCTGCAAAACCAGGGGGATGGCACGTTTGTCGAGGTGGCGGCGGCGGCTGGCGTGCAAACGCCGGGAGATATTGGCTGGGGGGCCATATTTTTTGACTATAACAACGACGGCTGGCGCGATCTGTATTTAGCCGTCGCCGACACCACCAATCACCGGGACATTGCCGCCAACAAGCTGTTTGAGAATAATGCCGATGGCACGTTCACGGCCGTTTCCTGCCTAAACGCCGCGGCCGATGCCCGCCCCAGCCTGGCCGCCGCTTACGCCGATTTTAACCAGGATGGCTGGCCTGACCTGGTGGTGGGCAATATGGATGAAGGGTACAGGCTGTACCAAAATCAGGGCAGCTTCTATAGCCAGAATCATTGGCTGTCGCTAGAGATGATGGGCGCGGGCCACGTAAACCGCGACGCCGTAGGAACGCGGGTCTACCTGACGACGCCGGATGGCCTGACGCAAATGCAAGACGTGATGAACGGAACCGGGCTGGGTGGCGGCAGCGAGTTGGCGCTTACGTTTGGATTAGGCGAGGCAGAAAAGGCCGATTTGCGCGTCCGCTGGCCCGATGGAACCGAGCAAACCTTCACCAACGTCACCGCCAACCAGCGCTATCGCCTGGATTACCCGTTGGCCGGAGAAACGGCGCTGCAAATTCTGGCTCAAACGGCCGTCACCCCCACCCAAACAGCCCATTTTCTAAACCAACTAGACGGGTCAACCAACCTGCTGCTCGCCTTTGGCGCGGCCCTGGCCGGGTTGGGTGCGTGGGCTTTTGTGGCCGGTGGACAACGGCCGTGGCTGTCAGCCGCCCTGGGTGGTTTGGCCGCCGTCGGCCTTCTGGCGCTCGCCTCCGGCCACCTGGGGATGCCAGTGTGGCGGGCGCTGAGTGTTGACGGCCGTCTCCAACACCTCATGCAGCAAGCCGACGTCCAACCGCCCAACAATCCACCAGCCCCCACCGCCGAACTGGTGCAATTGGGCGAAGCCCTGTTCTGGGACCCCGAACTCAGCGGCAACCGCGATACCGCCTGCGTCACCTGCCACCACCCGCTGACGGCCACCGGCGATAATCTCTCGCTGCCCATTGGCACAGGGGGATTGGGATTGGGCGTGCAGCGCACCCAACTCGACGCAGAGCGGGAATTTGTGCCGCGTAATGCCCAACCCCTGTTCAATTTAGGCTATACCGAATGGACGACGCTGTTTTGGGACGGCCGTGTGTCCATCGACAGCTATCACGGCTTCGACAGCCCCGCCAGCGACCGCCTGCCCGACGGCCTGGACAACCTGCTGGCCGCCCAGGCCCTCTTCCCCCTCACCTCGCGGGACGAAATGCGCGGCCGGCGCGGCGACAAAGACATGTTTGGCGAGGTCAACGAACTGGCGCGGGTCTCCGATCACCTGGCCTGGCCCATTTGGAACGGGGTGATGGACCGGCTGTTGGCAATTCCCGCCTACGTAGACCTGTTCCAGGCCGCCTATCCCGACGCAGCCGGCGAATGGGGCATTCAGCATTATGCCAACGCCATCGCCGCCTATGAAACCGTCACCTTCACCTTTGAAGACAGCCCTTTCGACCGTTACCTGCAAGGCGACCTGGGCGCTCTCTCGGCGCAGGAAAAGCGGGGCGCGCTGTTGTTCTACGGCGAAGCGGGCTGCGCCAGCTGCCACTCTGGCGGCCTGCTGACCGACCAGCAGTTTCATAACCTGGCCGTGCCCCAAATTGGGCCGGGCAAAGGGCGCGAGCAGCCTTTTGATTTAGGCCGCGCCCGCGAAACGGGTAATGACTGCGACCGCTTCGCTTTTCGCACCCCGCCGCTGCGCAACGTGGCTGTTACCGGCCCCTGGATGCACAACGGCGCCTTCACCACGCTGGAGGAGACAGTGCGCCACCACCTGGAACCGGCGGCCAACCTGCAAGGGTATGACCCCACGCAGCTTGTGGCCGACCTGGTGGACACCTGCCAGGACCAGCCGACAGCGTTGGCGGCGATTTTGGCGACGGTCAGCCCTTCCGCCAGTGCTGGGGTGCAGCTTTCATCGCAGGAAATGGCCGATCTGCTGGCCTTCCTCCACGCGCTCACCTCGCCCGCCGCCCTGGACATGCAGCACACCATCCCCGCCGCCGTACCCAGCGGCCTCCCCGTCGGCGGCAATCTTCAGACGGAAAGCATTGAGGCCAATTAG